One region of Trachemys scripta elegans isolate TJP31775 chromosome 8, CAS_Tse_1.0, whole genome shotgun sequence genomic DNA includes:
- the LOC117882239 gene encoding translation initiation factor IF-2-like isoform X2, giving the protein MRRMAEDVAAPHWLPSSACDSTSSGWCEWGVGEATSRLQPAAQPRDYGRSGRQGTPEQRLLLCQSESSVQLGSREPWSPAQSRPAPPRSRAGKAGPSPRRRSRPPRRRSTHPRSLSPARRTPAAPRYLPSPLLPVSLEEPALARNQAGPAQALLPGHVPGKPHMGLDALSRTPSPERAQELLEGPGLKMAGPG; this is encoded by the exons ATGCGAAGGATGGCTGAGGACGTGGCTGCTCCACATTGGCTGCCCTCGTCTGCATGTGACAGCACCTCATCGGGCTGGTGTGAATGGGGAGTGGGAGAGGCAACCAGCCGCCTGCAGCCCGCTGCACAGCCCAGGGATTACGGCCGGTCCGgtaggcaggg GACCCCGGAACAGCGCCTTCTGCTGTGCCAGAGTGAGTCCTCAgtgcagctggggagcagggagccatGGAGCCCGGCACAAAG CCGTCCAGCTCCCCCCAGAAGCAGGGCGGGAAAGGCCGGTCCAAGTCCACGGAGGAGATCCAGGCCGCCAAGAAG GCGTTCCACACACCCCAGAAGTCTCTCCCCAGCCAGGAGGACACCAGCGGCTCCCAGGTACCTGCCGTCTCCTTTGCTGCCTGTTAGCCTTgaggagcctgccctggccaggaACCAGGCAGGCCCAGCTCAGGCCCTGCTCCCGGGCCATGTGCCTGGCAAACCTCATATGGGTCTGGATGCACTCTCAAGGACCCCGAGCCCGGAAAGGGCACAGGAGCTTCTAGAGGGGCCTGGGCTGAAGATGGCAGGGCCCGGGTAG
- the LOC117882239 gene encoding serine/arginine repetitive matrix protein 1-like isoform X1, translated as MRRMAEDVAAPHWLPSSACDSTSSGWCEWGVGEATSRLQPAAQPRDYGRSGRQGTPEQRLLLCQSESSVQLGSREPWSPAQSSRPAPPRSRAGKAGPSPRRRSRPPRRRSTHPRSLSPARRTPAAPRYLPSPLLPVSLEEPALARNQAGPAQALLPGHVPGKPHMGLDALSRTPSPERAQELLEGPGLKMAGPG; from the exons ATGCGAAGGATGGCTGAGGACGTGGCTGCTCCACATTGGCTGCCCTCGTCTGCATGTGACAGCACCTCATCGGGCTGGTGTGAATGGGGAGTGGGAGAGGCAACCAGCCGCCTGCAGCCCGCTGCACAGCCCAGGGATTACGGCCGGTCCGgtaggcaggg GACCCCGGAACAGCGCCTTCTGCTGTGCCAGAGTGAGTCCTCAgtgcagctggggagcagggagccatGGAGCCCGGCACAAAG CAGCCGTCCAGCTCCCCCCAGAAGCAGGGCGGGAAAGGCCGGTCCAAGTCCACGGAGGAGATCCAGGCCGCCAAGAAG GCGTTCCACACACCCCAGAAGTCTCTCCCCAGCCAGGAGGACACCAGCGGCTCCCAGGTACCTGCCGTCTCCTTTGCTGCCTGTTAGCCTTgaggagcctgccctggccaggaACCAGGCAGGCCCAGCTCAGGCCCTGCTCCCGGGCCATGTGCCTGGCAAACCTCATATGGGTCTGGATGCACTCTCAAGGACCCCGAGCCCGGAAAGGGCACAGGAGCTTCTAGAGGGGCCTGGGCTGAAGATGGCAGGGCCCGGGTAG
- the LOC117882239 gene encoding translation initiation factor IF-2-like isoform X5, which produces MQRGKGQQRTRRTPEQRLLLCQSESSVQLGSREPWSPAQSSRPAPPRSRAGKAGPSPRRRSRPPRRRSTHPRSLSPARRTPAAPRYLPSPLLPVSLEEPALARNQAGPAQALLPGHVPGKPHMGLDALSRTPSPERAQELLEGPGLKMAGPG; this is translated from the exons ATGCAGAGGGGCAAGGGGCAGCAGAGAACACGCAG GACCCCGGAACAGCGCCTTCTGCTGTGCCAGAGTGAGTCCTCAgtgcagctggggagcagggagccatGGAGCCCGGCACAAAG CAGCCGTCCAGCTCCCCCCAGAAGCAGGGCGGGAAAGGCCGGTCCAAGTCCACGGAGGAGATCCAGGCCGCCAAGAAG GCGTTCCACACACCCCAGAAGTCTCTCCCCAGCCAGGAGGACACCAGCGGCTCCCAGGTACCTGCCGTCTCCTTTGCTGCCTGTTAGCCTTgaggagcctgccctggccaggaACCAGGCAGGCCCAGCTCAGGCCCTGCTCCCGGGCCATGTGCCTGGCAAACCTCATATGGGTCTGGATGCACTCTCAAGGACCCCGAGCCCGGAAAGGGCACAGGAGCTTCTAGAGGGGCCTGGGCTGAAGATGGCAGGGCCCGGGTAG
- the LOC117882239 gene encoding uncharacterized protein LOC117882239 isoform X4: MRRMAEDVAAPHWLPSSACDSTSSGWCEWGVGEATSRLQPAAQPRDYGRSGPRNSAFCCARVSPQCSWGAGSHGARHKAVQLPPEAGRERPVQVHGGDPGRQEGVPHTPEVSPQPGGHQRLPGTCRLLCCLLALRSLPWPGTRQAQLRPCSRAMCLANLIWVWMHSQGPRARKGHRSF; encoded by the exons ATGCGAAGGATGGCTGAGGACGTGGCTGCTCCACATTGGCTGCCCTCGTCTGCATGTGACAGCACCTCATCGGGCTGGTGTGAATGGGGAGTGGGAGAGGCAACCAGCCGCCTGCAGCCCGCTGCACAGCCCAGGGATTACGGCCGGTCCG GACCCCGGAACAGCGCCTTCTGCTGTGCCAGAGTGAGTCCTCAgtgcagctggggagcagggagccatGGAGCCCGGCACAAAG CCGTCCAGCTCCCCCCAGAAGCAGGGCGGGAAAGGCCGGTCCAAGTCCACGGAGGAGATCCAGGCCGCCAAGAAG GCGTTCCACACACCCCAGAAGTCTCTCCCCAGCCAGGAGGACACCAGCGGCTCCCAGGTACCTGCCGTCTCCTTTGCTGCCTGTTAGCCTTgaggagcctgccctggccaggaACCAGGCAGGCCCAGCTCAGGCCCTGCTCCCGGGCCATGTGCCTGGCAAACCTCATATGGGTCTGGATGCACTCTCAAGGACCCCGAGCCCGGAAAGGGCACAGGAGCTTCTAG
- the F12 gene encoding coagulation factor XII isoform X1, translating into MGLWLKGLPGSQAPAVTLEHTQTQPPPSLPPQQPWLNPTPKTFALGWIDWGLFALPGSGRSPCPAQRHDVPAAAAGSAAQPGGNRPVTAAASGEPCHFPFRYKRKMQYSCLRGGPHGHWSWCATTENYDRDHKWTLCGEDKRVTDPCKPNPCENGGACKSSQDGYRCVCPARFHGRHCQKESCFEERLLMYFLEGEKWPRYRPPGVEECHCAAGKTVCRPAHGKACPTNPCLNGGHCMEVKQEWVCSCQSGYVGPFCDIDRRQACYTGSGLLYRGMAHTTLSGAQCLPWDSDLLSHEFSTRSLRDALSLGLGGHAFCRNPDNDSRPWCYTLREEQLGWEFCSVPPCELHTAGAVDTAASEGRPEAKPTTTSPSDSSAQTQSCGQRYKKSLSLRSRVVGGMLALPGSHPYLAALSLGEHFCGGTLIASCWVLTAAHCLRHRPSVSHISVRLGQTHYNRSTQGSAELHVQDYVLHENYSQATQSHDIALVHLKANATGRCAEFSHSISPACLPSALEPLNASRPCELAGWGHLYEGAEELSESLQEAVLPVIPHEQCRSPELHGARITADMLCAGYLEGGTDACQGDSGGPLVCEEQGRATLRGIVSWGVGCGEQDKPGVYTNVARYLAWIQGHMG; encoded by the exons ATGGGATTGTGGCTAAAAGGACTTCCTGGCTCTCAGGCCCCTGCTGTCACCCTGGAGCACACCCAGACACAGCccccaccatccctgcccccccagcagccctggttAAATCCCACCCCAAAGACCTTTGCCTTGGGGTGGATCGATTGGGGACTGTTTGCTCTGCCTGGGAGCGGGCgcagtccctgccctgcacaGCGCCATGatgtccctgctgctgctgctggttctgCTGCTCAGCCCGGGGGCAACCGTCCCg TGACGGCAGCAGCCAGTGGGGAGCCCTGCCACTTCCCCTTCCGCTACAAGCGCAAGATGCAATATTCCTGCCTCCGGGGCGGCCCGCATGGCCACTGGTCCTG GTGCGCCACCACCGAGAACTACGACCGGGACCACAAGTGGACTCTCTGTGGGGAGGACAAGAGAGTGACAG ATCCCTGCAAGCCGAACCCCTGTGAGAACGGGGGTGCCTGCAAGAGCAGCCAGGATGGCTACCGCTGTGTCTGCCCTGCCCGGTTCCATGGCAGGCACTGCCAGAAAG AGAGCTGTTTTGAAGAGCGGCTGCTGATGTATTTCCTTGAGGGAGAGAAGTGGCCGAGGTACCGGCCCCCCGGCGTGGAGGAGTGCCACTGTGCCGCCGGGAAGACTGTCTGCCGGCCAGCCCATGGCAAGG CTTGTCCCACAAACCCCTGTCTGAACGGAGGGCACTGCATGGAAGTGAAGCAGGAGTGGGTCTGCAGCTGCCAGAGCGGCTACGTTGGGCCGTTCTGTGACATAG ACCGGAGGCAGGCCTGTTACACTGGGAGCGGGCTCCTGTATAGGGGCATGGCCCACACCACCCTCTCGGGGGCACAGTGCCTGCCCTGGGACTCTGACCTGCTGTCCCACGAGTTCTCCACCCGCTCCTTGCGCGACGCACTCAGCCTGGGCTTGGGCGGCCACGCCTTCTGCAG GAACCCCGATAACGACAGCCGGCCCTGGTGCTACACGCTGAGGGAGGAGCAGCTCGGTTGGGAGTTCTGCAGCGTCCCCCCATGCGAGCTGCACACAGCGG GTGCTGTGGACACAGCGGCATCAGAGGGCCGGCCGGAGGCCAAGCCCACGACCACAAGCCCCAGCGACAGCTCTGCTCAGACTCAGAGCTGTGGGCAGCGGTACAAGAAGAGCCTGTCCCTGCGGAGCCGGGTTGTTGGTGGCATGCTGGCACTGCCCGGCTCCCATCCCTATCTGGCAGCCCTCTCCCTGGGGGAGCACTTCTGCGGGGGGACCCTCATTGCCTCCTGCTGGGTGCTGACAGCTGCGCACTGTCTGCGGCACAG GCCGAGCGTCTCCCACATCTCTGTCAGGCTGGGGCAGACCCACTATAACAGGAGCACACAGGGCTCCGCCGAGCTCCATGTGCAGGACTACGTGCTCCATGAGAACTACTCCCAAGCCACCCAGAGCCACGACATCG CATTGGTGCATTTGAAGGCAAATGCCACAGGCCGCTGTGCTGAGTTCTCCCACTCCATCTCGCCCGCCTGCCTGCCCAGCGCCTTGGAGCCTCTCAATGCCAGCAGGCCCTGCGAGCTCGCCGGCTGGGGGCACCTGTACGAAG GGGCTGAGGAGCTCTCTGAGTCCCTGCAGGAAGCTGTGCTCCCCGTTATCCCTCACGAGCAGTGCCGTTCCCCCGAGCTGCACGGGGCCAGGATCACCGCAGACATGCTGTGTGCCGGCTACCTGGAGGGGGGCACCGACGCCTGCCAG GGAGACTCTGGTGGGCCGTTGGTGTGTGAGGAGCAGGGCCGGGCCACGCTGCGCGGGATCGTCAGCTGGGGTGTGGGATGCGGAGAGCAGGACAAGCCCGGCGTCTACACCAACGTGGCCCGCTACCTCGCCTGGATACAGGGCCACATGGGCTAG
- the LOC117882239 gene encoding translation initiation factor IF-2-like isoform X6, translating into MQRGKGQQRTRRTPEQRLLLCQSESSVQLGSREPWSPAQSRPAPPRSRAGKAGPSPRRRSRPPRRRSTHPRSLSPARRTPAAPRYLPSPLLPVSLEEPALARNQAGPAQALLPGHVPGKPHMGLDALSRTPSPERAQELLEGPGLKMAGPG; encoded by the exons ATGCAGAGGGGCAAGGGGCAGCAGAGAACACGCAG GACCCCGGAACAGCGCCTTCTGCTGTGCCAGAGTGAGTCCTCAgtgcagctggggagcagggagccatGGAGCCCGGCACAAAG CCGTCCAGCTCCCCCCAGAAGCAGGGCGGGAAAGGCCGGTCCAAGTCCACGGAGGAGATCCAGGCCGCCAAGAAG GCGTTCCACACACCCCAGAAGTCTCTCCCCAGCCAGGAGGACACCAGCGGCTCCCAGGTACCTGCCGTCTCCTTTGCTGCCTGTTAGCCTTgaggagcctgccctggccaggaACCAGGCAGGCCCAGCTCAGGCCCTGCTCCCGGGCCATGTGCCTGGCAAACCTCATATGGGTCTGGATGCACTCTCAAGGACCCCGAGCCCGGAAAGGGCACAGGAGCTTCTAGAGGGGCCTGGGCTGAAGATGGCAGGGCCCGGGTAG
- the LOC117882166 gene encoding alpha-2Db adrenergic receptor-like, with product MEGPAWPGNVAGMEKVSTPAAPLNVSGNNSRGQPGAAPHSPLASALILLAVLSIILATLLGNALVVVAVFTSRALKAPQNLFLVSLASADILVATLIIPFSLANELLGSWGFGSLWCSFYLALDVLFCTSSILHLCAISLDRYWAVTRATRFNLQRSPGRVKVTIGAVWAIAGLVSVPALFTAQTQARECLLNNNTWYVLASCTASFFAPCFIMLAVYCRIYRITKHRCSGTVSARPGMAQRPSRASSCLPTATWSSAEQDTNTEQGSQCAHKLGSAPLCRQWPEEENNGATASPRRLRRPSWALARGPQRWSEQQSMSISRRRLVQARERRFTFVLAVVISAFVLCWFPFFFTYSLESLCGDRCHISKLLFSVFFWIGYCNSCLNPVIYTVFNRDFRRAFRRLLSKAPRCHRPGLDPGTAPPLGQTPARPLRHCPLLG from the coding sequence ATGGAGGGTCCGGCCTGGCCTGGGAATGTAGCTGGGATGGAGAAGGTCAGCACCCCCGCTGCTCCCCTCAACGTGTCTGGAAACAACAGCAGAGGGCAGCCAGGGGCGGCCCCACACTCCCCTCTGGCCTCGGCGCTCATCCTGCTAGCTGTGCTCTCCATCATCCTGGCCACGCTGCTGGGCAACGCGCTGGTGGTGGTGGCTGTCTTCACCAGCCGGGCCCTCAAGGCCCCGCAGAACCTCTTCCTGGTGTCCCTGGCTTCAGCCGACATCCTCGTGGCCACCCTCATCATCCCCTTCTCCTTGGCCAATGAGCTGCTGGGCTCCTGGGGCTTCGGCAGCCTCTGGTGCAGCTTCTACCTGGCGCTGGACGTGCTCTTCTGCACCTCCTCCATTCTGCACCTGTGTGCCATCAGCCTGGACCGCTACTGGGCCGTCACCAGGGCCACCAGGTTCAACCTCCAGAGGAGCCCCGGGAGAGTCAAGGTCACGATCGGTGCCGTGTGGGCCATCGCTGGCCTGGTCTCCGTGCCGGCCCTGTTCACGGCCCAGACGCAGGCCAGGGAATGCCTGCTGAACAACAATACCTGGTACGTGCTGGCCTCCTGCACCGCCTCCTTCTTCGCCCCCTGCTTCATCATGCTCGCGGTGTACTGCAGGATTTATCGCATCACCAAGCACAGGTGCTCCGGCACCGTCTCCGCCAGGCCTGGCATGGCCCAGCGCCCCTCCCGTGCCAGCTCCTGCTTGCCCACTGCCACCTGGAGCTCTGCAGAGCAGGacacaaacacagagcagggCAGCCAGTGTGCCCACAAGCTGGGGTCAGCTCCTCTCTGCAGGcagtggccagaggaggagaacAACGGCGCCACTGCCAGCCCGAGAAGGCTCAGGAGGCCTTCCTGGGCACTGGCTCGAGGCCCCCAGCGGTGGAGTGAGCAGCAGAGCATGTCCATCTCCAGGAGACGGCTGGTGCAGGCGCGGGAGCGCAGGTTCACCTTTGTCCTGGCCGTGGTGATCAGTGCCTTTGTCCTGTGCTGGTTCCCCTTCTTCTTCACCTACAGCCTGGAGTCGCTGTGCGGGGACCGCTGCCACATCTCCAAGCTCCTCTTCAGCGTCTTCTTCTGGATTGGCTACTGCAACAGCTGCCTCAACCCAGTCATCTACACCGTCTTCAACAGGGACTTCCGCAGAGCCTTCCGCAGGCTCCTCTCCAAGGCCCCGCGCTGCCACCGCCCTGGGCTGGACCCTGGCACTGCTCCCCCACTAGGCCAGACCCCAGCAAGGCCCCTGCGCCACTGTCCCCTGCTGGGCTGA
- the F12 gene encoding coagulation factor XII isoform X2, giving the protein MMSLLLLLVLLLSPGATVPDRHAKPPPRRKGQVTAAASGEPCHFPFRYKRKMQYSCLRGGPHGHWSWCATTENYDRDHKWTLCGEDKRVTDPCKPNPCENGGACKSSQDGYRCVCPARFHGRHCQKESCFEERLLMYFLEGEKWPRYRPPGVEECHCAAGKTVCRPAHGKACPTNPCLNGGHCMEVKQEWVCSCQSGYVGPFCDIDRRQACYTGSGLLYRGMAHTTLSGAQCLPWDSDLLSHEFSTRSLRDALSLGLGGHAFCRNPDNDSRPWCYTLREEQLGWEFCSVPPCELHTAGAVDTAASEGRPEAKPTTTSPSDSSAQTQSCGQRYKKSLSLRSRVVGGMLALPGSHPYLAALSLGEHFCGGTLIASCWVLTAAHCLRHRPSVSHISVRLGQTHYNRSTQGSAELHVQDYVLHENYSQATQSHDIALVHLKANATGRCAEFSHSISPACLPSALEPLNASRPCELAGWGHLYEGAEELSESLQEAVLPVIPHEQCRSPELHGARITADMLCAGYLEGGTDACQGDSGGPLVCEEQGRATLRGIVSWGVGCGEQDKPGVYTNVARYLAWIQGHMG; this is encoded by the exons ATGatgtccctgctgctgctgctggttctgCTGCTCAGCCCGGGGGCAACCGTCCCg GACCGGCATGCCAAGCCCCCGCCGAGGAGGAAGGGCCAGG TGACGGCAGCAGCCAGTGGGGAGCCCTGCCACTTCCCCTTCCGCTACAAGCGCAAGATGCAATATTCCTGCCTCCGGGGCGGCCCGCATGGCCACTGGTCCTG GTGCGCCACCACCGAGAACTACGACCGGGACCACAAGTGGACTCTCTGTGGGGAGGACAAGAGAGTGACAG ATCCCTGCAAGCCGAACCCCTGTGAGAACGGGGGTGCCTGCAAGAGCAGCCAGGATGGCTACCGCTGTGTCTGCCCTGCCCGGTTCCATGGCAGGCACTGCCAGAAAG AGAGCTGTTTTGAAGAGCGGCTGCTGATGTATTTCCTTGAGGGAGAGAAGTGGCCGAGGTACCGGCCCCCCGGCGTGGAGGAGTGCCACTGTGCCGCCGGGAAGACTGTCTGCCGGCCAGCCCATGGCAAGG CTTGTCCCACAAACCCCTGTCTGAACGGAGGGCACTGCATGGAAGTGAAGCAGGAGTGGGTCTGCAGCTGCCAGAGCGGCTACGTTGGGCCGTTCTGTGACATAG ACCGGAGGCAGGCCTGTTACACTGGGAGCGGGCTCCTGTATAGGGGCATGGCCCACACCACCCTCTCGGGGGCACAGTGCCTGCCCTGGGACTCTGACCTGCTGTCCCACGAGTTCTCCACCCGCTCCTTGCGCGACGCACTCAGCCTGGGCTTGGGCGGCCACGCCTTCTGCAG GAACCCCGATAACGACAGCCGGCCCTGGTGCTACACGCTGAGGGAGGAGCAGCTCGGTTGGGAGTTCTGCAGCGTCCCCCCATGCGAGCTGCACACAGCGG GTGCTGTGGACACAGCGGCATCAGAGGGCCGGCCGGAGGCCAAGCCCACGACCACAAGCCCCAGCGACAGCTCTGCTCAGACTCAGAGCTGTGGGCAGCGGTACAAGAAGAGCCTGTCCCTGCGGAGCCGGGTTGTTGGTGGCATGCTGGCACTGCCCGGCTCCCATCCCTATCTGGCAGCCCTCTCCCTGGGGGAGCACTTCTGCGGGGGGACCCTCATTGCCTCCTGCTGGGTGCTGACAGCTGCGCACTGTCTGCGGCACAG GCCGAGCGTCTCCCACATCTCTGTCAGGCTGGGGCAGACCCACTATAACAGGAGCACACAGGGCTCCGCCGAGCTCCATGTGCAGGACTACGTGCTCCATGAGAACTACTCCCAAGCCACCCAGAGCCACGACATCG CATTGGTGCATTTGAAGGCAAATGCCACAGGCCGCTGTGCTGAGTTCTCCCACTCCATCTCGCCCGCCTGCCTGCCCAGCGCCTTGGAGCCTCTCAATGCCAGCAGGCCCTGCGAGCTCGCCGGCTGGGGGCACCTGTACGAAG GGGCTGAGGAGCTCTCTGAGTCCCTGCAGGAAGCTGTGCTCCCCGTTATCCCTCACGAGCAGTGCCGTTCCCCCGAGCTGCACGGGGCCAGGATCACCGCAGACATGCTGTGTGCCGGCTACCTGGAGGGGGGCACCGACGCCTGCCAG GGAGACTCTGGTGGGCCGTTGGTGTGTGAGGAGCAGGGCCGGGCCACGCTGCGCGGGATCGTCAGCTGGGGTGTGGGATGCGGAGAGCAGGACAAGCCCGGCGTCTACACCAACGTGGCCCGCTACCTCGCCTGGATACAGGGCCACATGGGCTAG
- the LOC117882239 gene encoding uncharacterized protein LOC117882239 isoform X3, translating to MRRMAEDVAAPHWLPSSACDSTSSGWCEWGVGEATSRLQPAAQPRDYGRSGPRNSAFCCARVSPQCSWGAGSHGARHKAAVQLPPEAGRERPVQVHGGDPGRQEGVPHTPEVSPQPGGHQRLPGTCRLLCCLLALRSLPWPGTRQAQLRPCSRAMCLANLIWVWMHSQGPRARKGHRSF from the exons ATGCGAAGGATGGCTGAGGACGTGGCTGCTCCACATTGGCTGCCCTCGTCTGCATGTGACAGCACCTCATCGGGCTGGTGTGAATGGGGAGTGGGAGAGGCAACCAGCCGCCTGCAGCCCGCTGCACAGCCCAGGGATTACGGCCGGTCCG GACCCCGGAACAGCGCCTTCTGCTGTGCCAGAGTGAGTCCTCAgtgcagctggggagcagggagccatGGAGCCCGGCACAAAG CAGCCGTCCAGCTCCCCCCAGAAGCAGGGCGGGAAAGGCCGGTCCAAGTCCACGGAGGAGATCCAGGCCGCCAAGAAG GCGTTCCACACACCCCAGAAGTCTCTCCCCAGCCAGGAGGACACCAGCGGCTCCCAGGTACCTGCCGTCTCCTTTGCTGCCTGTTAGCCTTgaggagcctgccctggccaggaACCAGGCAGGCCCAGCTCAGGCCCTGCTCCCGGGCCATGTGCCTGGCAAACCTCATATGGGTCTGGATGCACTCTCAAGGACCCCGAGCCCGGAAAGGGCACAGGAGCTTCTAG
- the RGS14 gene encoding regulator of G-protein signaling 14 yields MPGKAKPLGVQSGHMGLAVSDGELNSSGARGSSHSVHSLPGAQNAGYTAQLPVASWAESFETLLQDRVAVTYFTEFLKKEFSAENVYFWQACERFQQIPARNTQQLAQEARQIYDEFLSSHAVSPVNIDRQAWIGEEMLARPTPDMFRVQQLQIFNLMKFDSYARFVKSPLFQACVRAENEGQPLPDLRAHSRNSSPPPDLGKKAKLKLGKSLPLGVEVASSSAGRSPQMSFRREERREPSWTEVEDGNGGSSLWRESQGSLNSSASLDLGFLSSSCNSSSMASSSRAESRRKSLGGTEPDLQARPSKYCCVYLPDGTASLASVRAGVSIRNMLAGLCEKRGFSLPDIKVYLVGNEQKALVLDQDSMVLMDQEVKLENRVSFELEISPLSKTVRITAKSTKCLREALQPVLGKYGVDVERALLRRHGEPGALDLEKLVSTVAAQKLILEAATEVKATGAGDTVVATSPLRCKEAAPTGTEVEADMLSEVPPSITRSRPAALRGMNRCTYDLEGLVELLNRAQSCRANDQRGLLSKEVLVLPDFLQLPGQDAGPSESSERQHGPCDTSLTPKGAGAPCPRDPALAQPPVHSELH; encoded by the exons ATGCCTGGGAAAGCAAAGCCCCTGGGCGTTCAAAGCGGCCACATG GGCCTGGCTGTGTCGGATGGAG AGTTAAACAGCTCCGGGGCCCGGGGCAGTAGCCACAGTGTGCACAGCCTGCCTGGTGCCCAGAACGCAGGCTACACTGCGCAGCTGCCCGTGGCCAGCTGGGCCGAGTCCTTCGAGACACTGCTGCAGGACCGGGTGGCCGTCACCTACTTCACT gagTTCCTGAAGAAGGAGTTCAGCGCTGAGAACGTTTACTTCTGGCAGGCGTGTGAGCGATTCCAGCAGATCCCAGCCAGGAACACACAGCAG CTGGCCCAGGAGGCCCGGCAGATCTATGACGAGTTCCTGTCCAGCCACGCGGTCAGCCCCGTTAACATCGACCGGCAGGCCTGGATCGGGGAGGAAATGCTGGCCAGGCCCACCCCCGACATGTTCCGAGTCCAACAGCTCCAG ATCTTTAACCTGATGAAGTTCGACAGCTACGCACGCTTCGTGAAGTCCCCGCTGTTCCAGGCGTGTGTGAGGGCTGAGAATGAGGGGCAGCCGCTCCCTGACCTGCGGGCTCACTCCCGGAACAGCAGCCCCCCACCCGACCTCGGCAAG AAGGCGAAGCTGAAGCTGGGGAAGTCCCTGccactgggggtggaggtggccagcagcagtgctggcaggAGCCCCCAGATGTCCTTCAGGAGAGAGGAGCGGAGAGAGCCCTCGTGGACAG AGGTGGAAGATGGCAATGGGGGCTCGTCCCTGTGGCGTGAGTCCCAGGGCTCCTTGAATTCCTCTGCGAGCCTGGACCTGGGCTTCCTCTCGTCGtcctgcaacagcagcagcatggccaGCAGCTCCCGGGCAGAG aGCCGCAGGAAGAGCCTGGGAGGCACGGAGCCCGACCTGCAGGCCAGGCCCAGCAAGTACTGCTGTGTGTACCTGCCGGACGGCACGGCCTCGCTGGCCTCGGTGCGGGCTGGCGTCTCCATCCGCAACATGCTGGCAGGCCTCTGTGAGAAGCGTGGCTTCAGCCTCCCTGACATCAAGGTCTACCTGGTTGGCAATGAACAG AAGGCGCTGGTGCTGGACCAGGACAGCATGGTTCTGATGGACCAGGAGGTGAAGCTAGAGAACAGAGTCAGCTTCGA GTTGGAAATTTCCCCCCTCAGTAAAACAGTGCGAATCACCGCAAAGTCGACCAAGTGCCTGCGGGAGGCGCTGCAGCCTGTGCTGGGGAAGTACGGCGTGGATGTGGAACGGGCACTGCTGCGGCGG CACGGGGAGCCGGGAGCCCTGGACTTGGAGAAGCTGGTCAGCACCGTGGCTGCGCAGAAGCTCATCCTGGAAGCTGCGACAG AAGTGAAAGCGACAGGCGCTGGTGACACTGTTGTGGCCACTTCCCCCCTTCGGTGCAAG gagGCCGCCCCCACAGGCACAGAGGTGGAAGCAGACATGCTGTCAGAGGTGCCCCCCTCCATCACCAGGTCCAGGCCAGCAGCCCTGAGAGGCATGAACCGGTGCACGTATGACCTGGAAG GGCTGGTGGAGCTGCTGAACCGGgcccagagctgcagggccaACGACCAGCGTGGGCTGCTCTCTAAAGAGGTCCTGGTCCTGCCCGACTTCctgcagctgccagggcaggatgCTGGCCCCAGCGAGAGCTCTGAGCGGCAGCATGGCCCCTGTGATACCAGCCTCACCCCAAAGGGGGCTGGTGCCCCTTGCCCCCGGGATCCCGCACTGGCGCAGCCACCTGTCCACTCTGAACTGCACTGA